ATCATGGGAGATGATGATCATGGTGCTGTTGCGCTGGTTGAGCATGTCTTCCAGCCAGCGGATCGTATGAATGTCGAGATTATTGGTCGGCTCGTCGAGCAGCATCACGTCCGGATCCGCAAACAGGGTCTGGGCGAGCAGCACGCGCAGCTTCCAGCCCGGCGCCACCGCGCTCATCAAACCGTGATGCTGCTCCAGCGGGATGCCCACGCCCAGCAGCAGTTCGCCAGCGCGTGATTCTGCGGTATAACCATCCAGCTCAGCGAAGCGGACCTCCAGCTCCGCGACCTGCATACCATCCTCCTCGCTCATCTCCGGCAAGGAATAGATCCGGTCACGCTCGGCCTTGACCTGCCACAGTTCGGCATGCCCCATGATCACGGTATCGAGCACCGTGTATTCCTCGAAGGCAAACTGGTCCTGGCGCAGCTTGCCCAGCCGCAGATTGGCATCGAGCGACACGGTGCCCGAACTGGGCTCCAAATCGCCACCGAGGATCTTCATGAAGGTCGACTTGCCGCTACCATTGGCTCCGATCAGGCCGTAGCGATTGCCGTCGCCGAACTTGACGGACACATTTTCAAACAGGGGCTTGGCCCCGAACTGCATGGTGATATTGGCTGTAGATAACAAGGTTTTATCCGGAAGAGAATCAAGGGAGGGCAGAGGCAATGCGCCACGCGGGCATCTCGCCCGGCCCATGTTCAGGGCCTGGGAGCATCATGGCAGGGCACAGATCCCTCGGGAGTCTGAAAAAAAGCTGCCTGACCCAGTCAGGCGGCTTTGCATCTGGAGCTGGCGACAGGAGTCGAACCCGCGACCTGCTGATTACAAATCAGCTGCTCTACCAACTGAGCTACGCCAGCGAAACGGCAATTTTAAGCCAGCCAAGGCCGTAACGCAATTGCGGCCCTATACGGACGACATTTCCGCTAGAACCGCCATACCCTGCAACACGAGATCCGGTACATGCCGAATCTCGCCTGTGTCCGGCGCATCATTCAAAAAGCCTGGAGCCCCGCCGCCGGTGATCAGCACCTGCGCCCCAGGCAGACGGGCCAGTGCCTGCCGCAAAGCAGCATTCACGCCAGCACGGGTCATCTGGCGCACCCCCTGATACATGCAGGCCAGGGTACTCTGTCCAAACTGCAGGTCATCCAGGAGTGGCGCTTCAGCAAGGGAAAGTCCCGGCAGTTGCGCGGTGAACTGTCCAAGAGCGTCCAGGCAGATCTGTTCACCGGGCATGATCAGCCCACCGACGAATATCCTGCCCTGCTCCAGAAGATCCACAGTGACAGCCGTTCCCATATCCACCAGCACGCAGTCCTGGCCGGGGATGAGGTGACTCGCCGCCAGCAGTTTGCAGACGCGGTCAAAACCGAGACTGCCGGGTGGATCATAGCGCAGCTCGATCACCGAGCTCGCCAGCCTGGCATCGAGCAGATGCAGCACCGGTGCGGACGACACCTGGCCCAGGCAGGTCGTTAGTTCTTCCAGCACATGTGGCACAACACCACCTAAGTATAACTCGTCCACACC
This portion of the Thermithiobacillus plumbiphilus genome encodes:
- a CDS encoding type III pantothenate kinase, translated to MVHKHTQTALLQVGNTSTVLALVRQDGFSCHVYPTTRDSAAELCKTLLADSGLSGVDELYLGGVVPHVLEELTTCLGQVSSAPVLHLLDARLASSVIELRYDPPGSLGFDRVCKLLAASHLIPGQDCVLVDMGTAVTVDLLEQGRIFVGGLIMPGEQICLDALGQFTAQLPGLSLAEAPLLDDLQFGQSTLACMYQGVRQMTRAGVNAALRQALARLPGAQVLITGGGAPGFLNDAPDTGEIRHVPDLVLQGMAVLAEMSSV